DNA from Thiohalobacter sp.:
TGAACACCCAGTCGAAGGCGGCGTGGGCCGGCAGGCTGGCTGCGAGGGTCAGGGTGGCGACGCCGGCGAGGCGGCGGATGACATGTTTTCTGGTCATGGCACTGTTCCCGATGGTCGGAGTTCGTGGGCGCGGCCGCTGCAGGCGGTCGCTGGGCCTCTCCCGGGCCTTCCATGCCAACAGACTAGCAAGGAGTGCGCCAGAAAACCGTCCTGCTTTGAAAACAGCCTGTTGGCGCCGGGCACTGCGGATGTCACCCAGCCAGTGTAAAAAACATGGACGGTTTTCGGGTCAGGGCGCGGGCCGGCCCAGCCGCTTCCGGGCATCGTCACGCCCCGGGAAAGGCTGGTCGCTTGCGAGCGCCGCGCGGTATTCGGCGCGCGCCTCGTCCATCCGTCCCAGCGCCTCCAGCGCCCGACCGAGGTGGTAACGGATGTCGGGCAGGTCGGCCCGGCGGGCGTGCGCCTGGCGCAGCGGCGCCAGTGCCCGTTCCGGCTGGCCGGCTTCCACCAGCGCCCAGCCCAGCGTATCCAGGTAGCGCGGGTCCTCGGGCCGGAAGGCCACCGCGCGTTCGGCCAGGGCGCGCGCCGCATCGGCCTCGCCGAGCAGGAGGCGGACCGTGGCGAGGTTGTTGAGCAGCCGCGGGTCGTCGGGATGGTGTTCGAGCAGGCGCTCGAGCTGGGCCGCCGCGCCTGCGTGGTCGCCTTCCGCGAACAGGGCCTCGGCCAGCACCAGTCGCGCGTCGTCTGCCTGCGGATGTCGTGTCACCCAGTCGGCCAGCCAGCGCCGCGCGGCTGCGGATCCCTGTGCCGCAGTCAGCGCCCGGTACAGTGCCAGCGCGTTGCGGGCGTCGTCACGCAGGCCAAGTGCGCGGCGCAGATGCCTCACTGCGGCGGCACGCTCGCCGCCGGCAAGCTCGGCAAGACCGAGCGCCCGCAGCAGGTCCGGGTCCTCCGGTGCCCGTTTCCGCAGTTCGCGGGCCAGGCGCAGGGCGGGCGCGACGCGTCCGGCGGCGAGCCGGTAGTCGATCAGCTGCAGGGCCGCCGGACCCATTTCCGGCGGGTCCCCCACCTGTCTTTCCAGCGACCAGATGGCACCGGCAAGATCGCCGATGGCGGCCTGGCGGCGGGCGACCTCCTGCAGGCCGGTTCCGGTGACGGCGCGTGACAGGCGCTCCAGGGTGGCGCGGGCAGCCGCCGTGTCGCCACCGGCAGCCTGCACGTCGGCCTGTGCCAGGTTCAGTTCGACGTCATCGGGATGGCTGCGCAAGGCCCGGGCCAGTGCCCGGCCCGCTGCCTCGACCTCGCCCCGTGCGAGCCGGAACCGCGCCAGCGCCACCGCCGTATCCGGCCGGGTCTCGTCCAGCGCGAAGGCCTTTTCCAGCAGCCGCCCGGCGGTGCCGGTATCCTTCTCGGCCAGCGCGATGCGGCTGCGCTCGACCAGCAGGCCGGGATGCTCGGCGTGGGTCGCCAGCAGGCGGTCGATGCGGGCACGGGCAACGTCGGCATGCCCGGCCGCCAGATCCAGCCGGGCGAGATTGATATGGGCCGGGACGAACTCGGCGTCAAGCGCCAGCGCTGCCTCGAAGGCCTTGCGGGCGGAGGCGGCATCGCCGCGGGCAAGCCGCGCGACGCCGGCGAGATTGTGCACCAGCGGATGCGTCGGGTAATCGTCGACGAGTGCACGGGCGGTGGCGTCGGCATCCTCGAGGGCGCCGGTACGCAGCTCGAGCACCAGCCGCAACAGCCGCGCCTGCAGGCTGTCCGGCGCCGGCCCCGCCTTCGGCCGCAGATCGAGCAGTGCGCTGTCGATCCTGCCCTGCGCCAGGTGATACAGGGCCAGGCGTTCGCGGGCGCGGCCGAACCCGGCGCCGGCGGCCTTGGTCAGCAGCTCGGCCGCGGAAGCCTCCCGACCCGTCGCGAGATAGGCGCTGCCCAGCAGGGTCAGGAGTTCCGGGTCGCTCTGCCCCTCGCGCAGTGCGGGCTCCAGTACCGCCACGGCATCGTGCGGCCGCTGCTGCCGCAGCCGGAGCTGCCCCAACAGCTTGCGCGCGCCCAGGTGGCGGGGATGACTGCCGAGGTAGCGCTGGAGTTCGGCCTCGGCACGGCCGAACTCGCCCAGGCTGTAATGGACCACACCGGCCAGCAGGGTGGCCGCCGGCCGCGTGGCCAGCGCCTTTGGCGGGATGCGCTGGAAGATGGCGCCCGCCTCCTTGAGCGCCGCGAGTGCACGGTCGGAATCGCCAAGGCGGTTGAGCACCACGGCGCGCAGATACTGGACGCGGGGCTCGGCCGGCTGCGCTTCGGCCAGCCGGTCGAGGGCTTCCAGTGCGGCGTCGAGGCGACCGGTGTCGATGTCCAGGGTGATGCGGGCAAAGCGCACCGCGTCGAACTCGGGCTGCAGCTCAAGGGCGGTGTCGTAGGCGTGTGCCGCCCCCCCGGCGTCGCCGCGGGTATGCAGCACAGTGCCGAGCAGGTACCAGGCGGGCGCGTGCTTGCCGTCGCGGGCGACAGCGGCCCGGGCCAGCGCCTCGGCGCCTTCGGTGTCGCCCAGCGCCAGCCGCGCCCGGGCACGTCCCAGCAGGGGGGCGAGCGCGGTGGCATCGCGGCGCTCCGCTTCCGCATAGCTGGCCTCGGCCTC
Protein-coding regions in this window:
- the prsT gene encoding XrtA/PEP-CTERM system TPR-repeat protein PrsT, whose protein sequence is MIQRPLPMRLPSFPIILCLLSLSALPTVARADAAQQRYESALGAFERGDVATATIQLKNLLLESPGHLPGQVLLGRAYLRAGDAAGAEKQLRKAADMGADPSLIAVPLATALIMQERYQAVLDDFDPKDYPEGLASELLSLRGDALLALDRAAEAEASYAEAERRDATALAPLLGRARARLALGDTEGAEALARAAVARDGKHAPAWYLLGTVLHTRGDAGGAAHAYDTALELQPEFDAVRFARITLDIDTGRLDAALEALDRLAEAQPAEPRVQYLRAVVLNRLGDSDRALAALKEAGAIFQRIPPKALATRPAATLLAGVVHYSLGEFGRAEAELQRYLGSHPRHLGARKLLGQLRLRQQRPHDAVAVLEPALREGQSDPELLTLLGSAYLATGREASAAELLTKAAGAGFGRARERLALYHLAQGRIDSALLDLRPKAGPAPDSLQARLLRLVLELRTGALEDADATARALVDDYPTHPLVHNLAGVARLARGDAASARKAFEAALALDAEFVPAHINLARLDLAAGHADVARARIDRLLATHAEHPGLLVERSRIALAEKDTGTAGRLLEKAFALDETRPDTAVALARFRLARGEVEAAGRALARALRSHPDDVELNLAQADVQAAGGDTAAARATLERLSRAVTGTGLQEVARRQAAIGDLAGAIWSLERQVGDPPEMGPAALQLIDYRLAAGRVAPALRLARELRKRAPEDPDLLRALGLAELAGGERAAAVRHLRRALGLRDDARNALALYRALTAAQGSAAARRWLADWVTRHPQADDARLVLAEALFAEGDHAGAAAQLERLLEHHPDDPRLLNNLATVRLLLGEADAARALAERAVAFRPEDPRYLDTLGWALVEAGQPERALAPLRQAHARRADLPDIRYHLGRALEALGRMDEARAEYRAALASDQPFPGRDDARKRLGRPAP